The Siniperca chuatsi isolate FFG_IHB_CAS linkage group LG2, ASM2008510v1, whole genome shotgun sequence genome window below encodes:
- the si:ch73-267c23.10 gene encoding serine incorporator 1, which produces MGAVLGAFSFASWVPCLCSGASCLMCSCCPSSRNSTVIRIIYAFILLLGTIVACIMLSPGVDQQLKRIPGFCEDGAGSSIPDLRADVNCKMFVGYKAVYRICFGMSMWFLGFSILMINIKNSRDPRAAIHNGFWFFKFVVLVAVTAGAFYIPDGPFTYTWFIVGSGGAFFFILIQLVLLVDFAHSWNESWLDKMETGNSKGWYAALLGVTILNYILSFTAVILFFFFYTKPDGCFINKFFISFNMLFCIVASVVSVLHKVQESQPRSGLLQSSIITLYTMFLTWSAMTNEPDRACNPSLLSILQQIAAPTLAPLEMENQTAVVIIGTEEPVLTSPHLQWWDAQSIVGLAIFVLCILYSCIRSSSTSQVNKLTMASKDSAILAEGSSSLDLSEDSTGPRRVKDNERDMVQYSYSFFHFMLFLASLYIMMTLTNWYSPDADYTVTSKWPAVWVKITSSWVCLALYIWTLVAPLILTNRDFS; this is translated from the exons ATGGGAGCTGTTCTGGGGGCCTTTTCCTTCGCAAGCTGG GTGCCGTGCCTGTGCAGCGGTGCAAGCTGTCTGATGTGCAGCTGCTGTCCGAGCAGCAGGAACTCCACTGTGATCAGGATCATCTACGCCTTCATCTTGCTGCTGGGGACTATCGTCGCCTGCATCATGCTGTCGCCGGGTGTGGATCAGCAGCTAAAAAGG ATCCCAGGCTTCTGTGAAGACGGGGCTGGCTCTTCTATCCCCGACCTGCGGGCTGAtgtcaactgtaaaatgtttgtggGCTACAAGGCAGTGTACCGCATCTGCTTTGGCATGAGTATGTGGTTCCTGGGGTTTTCCATTCTTATGATTAACATCAAGAACAGCAGAGACCCTCGTGCTGCCATCCACAATGG attttggTTCTTCAAGTTTGTTGTCTTGGTGGCAGTTACAGCTGGTGCCTTTTACATTCCAGATGGGCCTTTTACCTACA CGTGGTTTATTGTGGGCTCCGGTGGagctttctttttcattctgatccagctggtgctgctggtggaCTTTGCCCACTCCTGGAACGAGTCCTGGCTGGACAAGATGGAGACTGGCAACTCCAAGGGCTGGTATGCAG CTCTGCTGGGGGTCACAATCCTCAACTACATCCTGTCATTCACTGCAGTCAtactgttcttcttcttctacaccAAGCCTGATGGATGCTTCATCAACAAGTTCTTCATCAGCTTCAACATGTTGTTCTGCATAGTGGcctctgttgtctctgtgctgCATAAAGTACAG GAGTCTCAGCCACGTTCAGGTCTTCTACAGTCCTCCATCATCACCCTGTACACCATGTTTCTGACCTGGTCTGCCATGACCAATGAGCCTG ACCGAGCATGTAACCCCAGTCTACTGAGTATCTTACAGCAGATCGCAGCCCCCACGCTGGCCCCTCTGGAGATGGAGAACCAGACAGCTGTAGTGATCATCGGCACAGAGGAACCTGTCCTGACGTCTCCGCACCTACAGTGGTGGGACGCCCAGAGCATCGTGGGACTCGCTATATTTGTCCTGTGCATCCTCTACTCATG CATTCGCTCATCCAGCACCAGCCAGGTGAACAAGCTGACCATGGCCTCCAAAGACTCGGCCATCCTGGCTgagggcagcagcagcctcGACCTCTCAGAGGATTCGACAGGACCCAGGCGGGTGAAGGACAATGAAAGGGACATGGTCCAGTACAGCTACTCCTTCTTCCACTTCATGCTCTTCCTGGCCTCGCTCTACATTATGATGACCCTCACCAACTGGTACAG CCCTGATGCAGACTACACTGTAACCAGCAAGTGGCCAGCAGTGTGGGTAAAGATCACCTCCAGCTGGGTGTGTTTAGCTTTGTACATCTGGACCCTGGTGGCCCCCCTGATCCTCACCAACCGAGACTTCAGCTGA